The region GATCGAAGTCAAACATCCTGGCCCTCGCAACGAAGACGATCCACCGTTCCTCGCTTACCAGCGAAATGACGAACTTGCTCGTCCATGGGCAATTCCTGGCACGCCAGGCTTGATGCACCGCGTTGGTGGTTTGGAAAAGCAAGACGGTACCGGCAACGTCAGCTACGACCCGCAGAATCACCATCACATGGTCATGACGCGTGCAAAGAAAGTTGCCGGCATCGCCGACGCTGTTCCGCCGCAAGAAGTCATGGGCGAATCGAAAGGCAAAGTGTTGGTCGTCAGCTGGGGCGGAACGTATGGTTCCTGTCGCACGGCAGTGGCTCGCCTGCAAGCTCAAGGTAAGTCGGTCAGCCATGCTCATTTGCGATACATGAACCCGTTCCCGAAAAACCTCGGCGAACTTCTTTCCAGCTTCGAGAAAGTTCTCGTTCCGGAATTGAACTTGGGACAGCTGCGCATGCTGCTTCGCGACGAATACCTGGTCGATGCGATCGGTTTGAATAAGGTCCAAGGAAAGCCTTTCACGACAACCGAAATCGCCGAAAAAATCGAGTCGCTGCTCGGTTAACCAAATACCCCAACCATTTGATTGCAAACCCTTCAATGATAGAGAAACGATCCACCATGGCATCTGCAGAACTGCCTGTATTGAAGCCCGCGGACTACGGTACCGACCAGGACGTGCGTTGGTGCCCCGGTTGCGGTGACTACTCGATTTTGGCCCAAATGAAGAAGGTCATGTCGACGCTCAACATGAGCCGCGAAGACACGGTCTTCGTCAGCGGTATCGGTTGTAGCAGTCGCTTTCCGTACTACATGAACACCTACGGTATGCACAGCGTGCATGGTCGTGCTCCAGCTTTCGCCACAGGGCTGAAGTCTTCGCGACAAGATCTGACGGTGTTCGTCATCACCGGCGACGGCGACGCACTTTCGATCGGTGGTAATCACCTGATGCATGTGCTGCGTCGAAACGTGAATTTGAACATCATCCTGTTCAACAACCGCATTTATGGTTTGACGAAAGGGCAGTACTCGCCAACTTCCGAAAAGGGGAAGATCACCAAGAGTACGCCAATGGGAGCGATCGATAACCCGATCAACCCGCTTTCGATTGCCCTTTCCTGCGAAGCGACGTTTGTAGCTCGTTCGATTGATGTCCACATCAAGCACTTGGCAGCTACGCTGGAGCGAGCCGTCGCCCATAAGGGTGTTTCGTTCGTCGAGGTTTACCAGAACTGCAACGTCTTCAACGACGGTGCCTATAAGTGGGCCACCGACAAAGACACCAAGGCCGACACGATTTTGGAACTGGAGCATGGCAAGCCGCTGATCTTTGGTAAGGATCGCGACAAGGGGATTCGTCTGAACGGTATGACCCCAGAAGTGGTCGATGTTGGCAAGGGGATCAGCGAAGACGATCTGCTGTTCCACGATGCGAAAACGAGCGACCCAACGCTGGCCTATCTGCTAACGCGAATGTCGCATCCGGAATTTCCGGAACCAATCGGCGTGCTGCGAGATGTTGACGCACCTTGCTACGATGACGCGATCAACTATCAGGTCAAAACCGCCAAAGAAGCCAAGGGTGAAGCCAGCTTGGATAAGCTCTTTAACTCGGGGGATACCTGGGTAGTCGAATAAACGGCTGCAGTTGCTCAACGACAAGAGTCATTTCACGCCCCTTGAACGGTTTGTTCATGGGGCGTGTTTTTGTTTCTTGTCGAAGTGGAAGCTGGGGCACTACCTGCGAGGTGTGATGAAAGATCAAATTGTAACGGTTGCTCGGCCTTCCCCTTTTCACGCTAGCGGGGCCCTGCATTCATGCCGATAACAGGGACAACGAACGGTTCGAATGCGTATTAGCGCTGCGGCTTGGGATGTATCTTAAGTCGAAGAGGAAGGCCGGAGGGAAAGAAGGAATTTTGCCATGTGGCGGTCGCTATTTTTGGCAGTCGGTATCACATTGATCATCGTCGGAGCGGAGTGCCTGATCGTTGATTCGGCCATGGTGGCCGCTGAGGGAGGCCCGAGGCCATTTACGCCTCCCGATTGGGCTCCGTGGAGCATGATGTCCAGTGGTGCGATTGTCATTCTGTACAGCTTTACCATTCCCAAGCGAATGAATGGCTAGACGCATAGCTCAATGAAAAACGGCGGCCCTGTGAGGACCGCCGTCTACGTTTTCAATGCTTGAGGAGGTTCGCTGGCTATCGCCCATCGCGAACCATGTCGAAGTATTCCTGAGCGTTCTGCTGGTGATCTTTGGACAGACGCGTTTCGGTAAGGGCGTCACCACCAAGTGACGATTCCGATTCCATGGCCTGCTTGATCTCGATCAGCGTTTGCCCGGCACGGTTTTTACCGTCAACGTAGTCAACGATCACGCCGCGTCCCTTCTTCGGATCGGCACGCACTTGAGAATCGTACGAACCGGTTTCATTTTCTTCTTCAGGACGGTCGCCCTCGCCTTGGCCTTGTCCCATACCGTTGCCCTGGCCTCGACCCATTCCCATCATGCCTTGCTGCCCCATCATTCCGTTTTGGCCACCCTGGCAAGCTTTGCACATCTGATTGCGAGCCGCTTCCATTTGGTCCATCGCTTCGTCCAACATTTCCAGCTCGTCGAGTTGGGCCTGGAGGTCCTGCATTTCATTGGCCATTTGGTTTAGCTGATCGGCCGCTTGCTGTTGCTGGCCATTTTGCAAGGCTTCGGAAGCTTTGGACAGCTGGTCCCCCATCTGCTGCATACGCTGCATCTGAGCGTCTTGCATACCCATTTGATCGAGTTGCTTTTGCAGGCGATCTGCTTCCGCTTGATTGCCGGCTTGCTGAGCTTGTTGGATCTGTTCCTGAAGCTTGTTCTTGGCTTCCTGATGAGCTTTGGCGATGTCTTGCATCTTTTGGCCCATCTGTTCCAGTTGTTTGCCCAGTGCTTCTCGCTCTTCTTTGGTCAGATCGCCTTTGTTCAATTTATCTTGCAGGCTCTTCATCGCTTCGAGGGCTTTTTGCAGATCGCCCTTCTGCATCGCCTTGGCAAGTTCCTCGGCCAAGCCACCTTTAAGAAGGTCTTTCAGCATCTCCAGCTTCTTTTTGAACTCTTCACTGGAGGCCAACTCGTCACGACGTTTTTTCAGTTCTTTGGCCAAGTCGTTCAGTTCCAGAAGGGTATCCTTCTGCGTGACTTTGTCTTTTTTCGAGATGTCCTTGGTGCCTTCCTCCAGCTTCTTGAAGAGCTCCTCGGCTTCTTTCAGGCCCTTCTCTTCCGCTTTCTCTTTGCGTTCCTTGAGCTCCTTTCGAAGCTCGTCAGCCGTCTTTTTCACGACTTTTGTCTGCTCTGGATCGAGCTGTGTTGGGTTCGCTTCGGCCGTGTTGGGGTCGACCACAGCATCGGGAATGAACAGAGCAATAAGCAGTGCCGCGATGATAATTCCCACGGGGGCTAGTCCATTCCACCCACTGCGTACCGGAAAACGCTCGTTGACGTCGATCCGCTCAACCTGTCGGGCCGCGTCTTCCATGAGGGCCTGTCCCCATTCGGTCTGACGTGAGTTTTCATCGAGCGAAAGTGAACTGGAAACGCGTTCCTTCAAGCCGAAACGGATATCCATTTCGATTGCCGCTGCAAGCGCCGACGTATGGCTGAGATACGTCCAAACGATCGAAGCAATCACGCCAAGGGCAGCCCCACCCCCGAGCCAGCTCCACATCCAGACGCTCCGATCGAGACCCAATGGCCAAAGTTTTGGCAGAATCACAGCAATCGCTGCGAGGGTCAATGTCACCGAAAGGCAGATAATCAAGCGAGCAACGAATTGCTGTAAGATCATGCGCCACTGGGCTTTACGGATATGTTTCTGAAGCGTGTCCATGGAACGTCGTCCTTTTGAATTCGACGGCACAGGAAAGATCCCGACTAGCAATTCGCCGTCTAGATCGGTTCATCTTCAAGTGTACCGGAAATGGGGCCTAAAATTCCACTGATTTTCCCCGGAAAGCGGAACTTATAGGCCTCCAAGTTGCAGTGGTATTGTTCCAGAAATTACGGGTAAACTAGAAACGATCAGGCGTTTCCTTCGCCAATGAGACGAAATCCTCGCATTTCAGGATTCTTGTCAGGCGAAGGTGAAAACGCGGAAAAGAGCGAGATGATGGCAACTCAAGCCGAAACACGATCCGAAAAATCTGCGTTGCCCCGTCCCGAGGCCAATCGGGTCACGGACGTCGTAATCTATGACGGTCACTGCCGAATTTGCACCGGAGGCGTGCGCATTTTGTATCGCCTGGATGTCATGAAGCGGCTTTCGTTTCTTTCATTGCACGATGGCGATGTCGCACTCGTGGCGCCTAATCTGACGCACGATCAGATGATGGAAGAAATGTGGGTCGTTGATATGCAAGACCGTCAGTACAGCGGCGCGAAGGCATTTCGCTATTTGACCAGGCGGCTTGTGCTGTTGTGGCCAGCGATGCCACTTTTGCAAATTCCTGGTTCCCTTCCACTTTGGAACTGGCTTTATCAAAAGGTCGCCGCCGCGAGATACCGATTTGGTAAGAATACCGAAGACGACTGCGGTGACGCATGCGCGATTCACTTTGGTCCGAAGAAAGATGCGAAGAACTCGAATTGAGTTCATTCGATAGTCCACCTCTGGAAAAGGAGTTCCAGGCAATGTTCGATCTTCGCAAGCATTCAGCTCATGGAAGTGGCATGCCCAAATCGATACGCAGGGCCGGCATGCAGAAACCAATCGTCGAAAGCTTTCAGGAATATCAGATCGAAATCACGCGGCGACCTGCGAGCCCGATCTCGAATCGAGTTGTCTTCAGCGTTAAAGTCGACGGTGGCGAACCGCTGCTGCAAGCTTACATGACAGGCTATCTCACAGAGAAGTCCGCCAGAGCAGCAGCCCACGCCGAGATTCAAAAGCTAGAATTCAAGTACGGCCAAAACCCATCCCCGATCGCAGGAATTCTCTCCAGCCTCAAACGACAAAAGGCCGCGCGGAAGCTACTGAGCGAATCCCAACGCAAACTTGCTTGATCATTTCATTATTCTGGATCATCGTCGGCAGCCAGCATCTTCATTTGATGTTCCGCCTCGAGAACCCCCAAGGCGAAGGAGGTGCCTAGCATGAGCTGACCGGTTGTATCGTAGTGAACCGTATCTGCTAGCAGCGGCATCCCGTCGGTTGGGACGTTCCATACGCCGAGAATGGCTCGCTCGGAACCTGATCGCATGTCGGCGTCTTCTTGAGCTTGGCGAATTTCATTGCGATGAGTGAAGCGTTCCATCCATGGAATGTGCGGAAGAACTTGGCCCATCGCCAGCGGAACTGGCCCGCTTTGGCAGTCTTCTTCAATGCGTGACTTCAGTAGTGCAATCGATTGGTCGTATTTCGTGGCGGAAACTTCCTGTTTGGCGTCTGCTTCTCCTTGCATCCAAGCGATTCCGCGCAGCTGAGGTTGTTTGCCAGATTCTCTCAATGCAGTAAACGCTTTGTTGAACTGATCACGTAGTCGCTTGTAGTGATTTCCCATGTTGGGGTCTTCCGGCGATGTCCCAGGATAGAACGTGTTGCGATTGGGCCCGGGCTCTTCGCCATTCCACTTCGCCCCATGGAAGCCTGCGTGCAGTGGCTGGCCACTCAAAGCGAACTTCACGACATAGATCTTCTGATCGGGATGAAGTGATGCCATGGTGCCAGCGAAGCCCACTTCGGGACCAAAGCGTTGGCCTCCATTTAAATTCAATGCCATGGGATCGAAGTCGACAAACTTTTTCCCGTCCCAGTACTGGACCGAAGGTAATGTCTTCTTCCATGCTTCCGGAAGTTGCGATTTGTTGCCACTGCCAGCCATGTTGGACTGACCGGAGAGGATGTAGACGTCTACTTTCTCTTGGCCGTTTAGACAGGACGCCGCGAATAGACTGGCTGAAAACACGAACAAAGATAACAAGCGACAAATCATGATGGCTCTTCAGGAGATATTCGAGGGGGAGATGGGTAGGAAGGCTTTATCGTACCTGGAAAAGGTCTTCGAAACAAAAAACGCCATGCAGGAAATCTCCGCATGGCGTTTTCTGTTTCAAAGCGGGTGAAGGGAATCGAACCCTCGTAACTTGCTTGGGAAGCAAGGGCTCTACCATTGAGCTACACCCGCGAGGCGTACTCTTAAATATAACGTGGGCCTGATTCGGAGCAAGGATCGACATGCTCGAATTTATTCGCCGGCCAGGATGAGCAATCGTTGATCGTATTATTCTGCCATCGCTTCTAGTCGTAGCGGTTAGTCGAGCTTTGCCATCTAGGGGCAACCGACGTGTCAGAAAAAGCTTTCGGGAGTTCGCGCAGGAAGTTCATCAGCGCGCACACTTTTAAAACTCTCCCGAGAATCAAATCACGGCCGGTGGCAATATGCTTCGAATTTGGAAGGAATCTGACCGCATCCTTTGGATGTTGATTCTGTTTTACCTGGTGGTCCTGATTTCTGCAGCGACGTCGACGCTGCGATCCGCCGTCAGCGCCTCGCAGCCAGCCAGTCTTGTCGAAATGGCGTGGGCCGCCGAAGGCGACCTTTCTGAAGAAGACCGAGCGGCCGCGCATCAAATCCTGGCCGATCATCTGGCGTGGATGCAAGATAATCTTCCCGCGCAATGGGGACGCTACTCATTCGCGGAACGAGCGGAATGGGTTTTTCAATCGATGCACGATCGATTGCTGACTGGGGAATACGACGAAAACCAAAACGCATTGAGCGTTGCTCTTCAGAAGGGGGATTACAATTGCGTCTCGGCGACCATCCTGTTCCAAATTTTGACGGAGCGAGCGGGACTGCCGACCGTTGCGATGCAGACACGTGGGCACGTTTGGTGTCGACTGTTGAGTCGTCCTGAATTAGATATTGAAACGACTTGTCCGACTTGGTTTTTATTGGAACCGCACGACCGCGATCAATCGCCGGCCGTGCAAGCCAGAAGCGAAGCGAGGGCTTTATCGGCACGCGGCCTGGCAGCCAAAATTCCTTATAACAAAGCCAGCCTGGCAGCCGCTCAACAAGATTACGCGGAAGCAATTGAACTGCTTAACTTTGCTTTGGCACTCGATCCTCAAGATGCCGCGTCACTCCGAAATCGTAGCGCGATTCTGAATAACTGGGCCGTTGCATGTGTCGGACAGCAGGACTTCGAGACCGCGCTCGACTTGTTGAAACGGATGGAACAGCAATCGCCTACCGATCCCGATTTAGACGAGAACCGTCGGAAGATCGTCGATGCAGTGATCGACCAATGGTGCCGTAGCGGACGCTATGCCGAGGCACTGCGTTTGTTAGATTGGCAAGCCGATGTTGCTTCGAGCCGTCATTCAACGCGATCGATCTACGAAAGCTGGATTGAAGATGCCAGTCGTCGTGGGGACTGGTTCGAGGCTAAAAATGCCCTACGATCCGCAATATCGGCATTGGAAGACGATCCACTGTCGGTGGCTCAATTGCGTCGACAATATCGCCAGTTCTCGCCTGGGTAATTCCTCGTTTTCTTTGCGGTTTTTCGTTACGTCGGTTGCAGGCGCTTGCCATCGTCAGATCATGACCTATTTATTTAAATAGTTCAGGGGCAAGCATCGTGAGGAAGGTCCGCGCAGACGAATCCGTTCGTCTGTCTGACTTGCGGCTGCTCTTGAGAACTTCCTCCTTATCCGCGTAAAGCCTTGTGGGCTGTCTGCACCACGAGCCACTATCTTTTCCGATGAGTTTTTTCTCAGGTTGAATCTATGGCTAGTTGCGCTACGACCTCGTCTGACTTTGTGTTCACCACGGTTCCGAATTGCTCTGATGAGAGTGAAACCAAGGTGCGCAAAGCGGTAGGTCAGCTGATCAGCCGGATTCTTCCCAAGAAGATCACCAACGAACGTCGACGCGACTTCCGTTATCCTTACCCGCACTTGATGTACCTGACTCCGGTGGATGCCTCAGGCGAGCCGCTGAACGATCTTTCGACGGTCGTGGTCGGTAAGAACATTACGGAACGAGGCATCGATTTCTTCCATCGCGAGCCGCTTCCTTATCGGCGTGTGATTCTTACGTTGGAAGCGGAAGATGGAGCTCGAGTTTCCGTAGTCACCGACTTGCTGTGGACTCGATTTACCCGGCAAGGCTGGTACGACAACGGCGGAAGATTTCTGAATGTGATCGCTCAGAACGGACCAGGCTAATACCATAGAATAAAAGCCCTGAGAAATGCTCAGGGCTTTTTTAATTGGTTCTAGCGGATCATCCGCATCACGGCTGGATACTGTTGGAAAATATCGATCAGCTCCTGCTTCGTGACGTTTTTGTCGCCATTGGTATCGAGCCGATCAAAGACGTTGCGTCCCTTCTCGGGCACCTCACTACGAGCGACGGTACCATCTTGGTTGGTATCGAATTTCGTGATCAGCTGATTCGCTTTGTCGAGTACTTCCTTTGAAACCTTTCCAGGCTGATCGGTTGTCGCGACTTCGCTCGGCTTTACGGGAACCGCGATGTCGAAATAGCCGATCATCATCTCGTCCCACGTTTGATCTCCCCAACGAACGGTCTTCGTTGGATCAGGATTAAACAGGTTACCCTTGGAATTGTCGTAGTGGGCGATTGCATGAATATGCGAGCCCTTGGTCATCTTCCTCGGTTCGGCAAGTTCGTAAGCCGTTTGCCAGTTGAAATCGTACTTGGGGATGTCGATCAGGATCTCTTCACGGCCATCCGGCCCGACGGCAACGTAGCGGAACGACTTTCCGCGTAAGTGCATATGCGGCATGAATGTCAGAAGCAGTGTATCGTCATCGTTGAATTGATCGGCGTCGGCTTCTTCCTTGTGGTTACTTGCGTGGGGGGGGATCGATAACCGCCGCCTCACCGCGCTGGTCGTTTTGACTTCGTAATCAATTTCCTGAGGATCTGCGAAGATTAAGCCGAGCTGACTTTGATCTTCCTGAGGCGAGCCAATTGGAGTGTAGTGCATTTGAAAGATCAATTTCGATCCCGCCGGAACTCGTTTAGCCATGCCTTGGGCATACTCGGTGGCATCTTTGCCAGGCACATAGCCGACCAGGAAACCGCGAGCACCACCTTCTTGTGGTAGATCACGAAGGTTGGCTCGTGGAGGCAACGCAAAGCACAGAATGTGATGCACAACCTGCAAGTTGCCTGGGCGAAGCTCGGCTGCTTTAATCCACTTGTCTTCCGTGAATTTCGGATCGACGACAAAGTACTTGTACTTCACTTCTCCTTCGGCTGGTACGGCGTACGGTTCGTCGGTGATGTTCAGGACGAATTCTGGCTTGCTCGGCAACGTCCAGCCTTCAACGAAAGTACTTGGCTTGGGTAGTTGCTTTAAGTCCCCTTGAGGTGCCCCGGCTTCGACCCACTTCAAAATCGTTTCTTTTTCCTTCGCGGAAAGATGACGATCGTTGGCGAAGTGGCCGTACTTCGGATCGGCGTGCCATGGTGGCATCCGCTGATCTTCCACGACTTCGGCAATCATCTCTGCCCAGCCAACCACCTCGTCGTAGTCGGTCAGCGCAAATGGAGCAATTTGGCCTTCGCGGTGACATTCAACGCAGCGATTCTGAAAGATCCTCGCGATCTGATTGGAATAGGTCACCTCAGCTGATTCGTCTGCTTCCAAGATACGGCCGATATGGCAACCGACTGGATCAGTTTCCGGAACGCTCACCTTCTTGCCTGCCAGGACTTCTTCGATAGCGATCTTCAAGTCATTCCGTGTCGCGGCATCACGGACATTGCCGACAAGAAAATGATCGTCGATCCGGCCTCGATACTGAATCGTCCGAGCCTGATCTAAGAGAACAACTTCAGGAGTTCGTCGGGCACCTACGTCATCGGCAAGGCGATTGGCGAGGTCTTTCAGAAACGGGATTTTCAGTGAGTGGATACGGGCAAATGCTGCCATCTCGGTCATCGAATCATGCTGATTGGCATCGACCGCAAGAATGGTGACTTGATCGTCGGCAAACTGATCGGCCAACTGTTGAAGCGTCACGGAGTAACGCTTTGCGACTGGGCATTCGCAGCCGATGAATGCCAGAACGACCACTTTGCTTTCGGAGTAATCCGACAGCTTGTGTGTCTTGCCGCGGAAGTCTTTCAAGTCGAACTCGGCAATGTGTTTCCCGATCGGCTTCGGCTCGACATTCGATTCCCGAGCCCACAGCGGCAACGCGGAGACGGCAATCAGCAAGAGAGCAAGGATACGTCGGTTCACGGGGGGGACACTCCTGAAAACAAATGCCAGGCAAGCAATTTCCTACTTCGTAAACTTTACCGAGCAGGAATAAGTTTCGCCTAGCGCGAATTTTTCAGGATCTTTCCCGGAAACCCAAGATCGGCCAATTTGCTGAGACTAGAACGTGCTCAAACGATTCACGCTGATGTTCACCCCCTGGAAGGGGACAACACCGTAAATCCCACGCGTCAGAACCAGCTCGATGAATTCGTCCGCCCATAAGATCGGGCTCTTAGGAACGACTACGATATCGGCATCACGAATCCAAATTTCGTCCGAAGGAGCAGGGCGGCGAGCATACAAAGCACCCTTGAGATCAAGCTTTGTTGCCACCAATCGCCAATCTTCAGCACGACGGAAAACGACCACTTCTCGTAGGTTCGCCCCAACATTCCAGCCGCCAGCCATGGCGATGCTTTGGAT is a window of Bremerella sp. TYQ1 DNA encoding:
- a CDS encoding 2-oxoacid:ferredoxin oxidoreductase subunit beta gives rise to the protein MASAELPVLKPADYGTDQDVRWCPGCGDYSILAQMKKVMSTLNMSREDTVFVSGIGCSSRFPYYMNTYGMHSVHGRAPAFATGLKSSRQDLTVFVITGDGDALSIGGNHLMHVLRRNVNLNIILFNNRIYGLTKGQYSPTSEKGKITKSTPMGAIDNPINPLSIALSCEATFVARSIDVHIKHLAATLERAVAHKGVSFVEVYQNCNVFNDGAYKWATDKDTKADTILELEHGKPLIFGKDRDKGIRLNGMTPEVVDVGKGISEDDLLFHDAKTSDPTLAYLLTRMSHPEFPEPIGVLRDVDAPCYDDAINYQVKTAKEAKGEASLDKLFNSGDTWVVE
- a CDS encoding thiol-disulfide oxidoreductase DCC family protein; protein product: MRRNPRISGFLSGEGENAEKSEMMATQAETRSEKSALPRPEANRVTDVVIYDGHCRICTGGVRILYRLDVMKRLSFLSLHDGDVALVAPNLTHDQMMEEMWVVDMQDRQYSGAKAFRYLTRRLVLLWPAMPLLQIPGSLPLWNWLYQKVAAARYRFGKNTEDDCGDACAIHFGPKKDAKNSN
- a CDS encoding sialate O-acetylesterase, translating into MICRLLSLFVFSASLFAASCLNGQEKVDVYILSGQSNMAGSGNKSQLPEAWKKTLPSVQYWDGKKFVDFDPMALNLNGGQRFGPEVGFAGTMASLHPDQKIYVVKFALSGQPLHAGFHGAKWNGEEPGPNRNTFYPGTSPEDPNMGNHYKRLRDQFNKAFTALRESGKQPQLRGIAWMQGEADAKQEVSATKYDQSIALLKSRIEEDCQSGPVPLAMGQVLPHIPWMERFTHRNEIRQAQEDADMRSGSERAILGVWNVPTDGMPLLADTVHYDTTGQLMLGTSFALGVLEAEHQMKMLAADDDPE
- a CDS encoding lipopolysaccharide assembly protein LapB, which encodes MLRIWKESDRILWMLILFYLVVLISAATSTLRSAVSASQPASLVEMAWAAEGDLSEEDRAAAHQILADHLAWMQDNLPAQWGRYSFAERAEWVFQSMHDRLLTGEYDENQNALSVALQKGDYNCVSATILFQILTERAGLPTVAMQTRGHVWCRLLSRPELDIETTCPTWFLLEPHDRDQSPAVQARSEARALSARGLAAKIPYNKASLAAAQQDYAEAIELLNFALALDPQDAASLRNRSAILNNWAVACVGQQDFETALDLLKRMEQQSPTDPDLDENRRKIVDAVIDQWCRSGRYAEALRLLDWQADVASSRHSTRSIYESWIEDASRRGDWFEAKNALRSAISALEDDPLSVAQLRRQYRQFSPG
- a CDS encoding redoxin domain-containing protein; this encodes MNRRILALLLIAVSALPLWARESNVEPKPIGKHIAEFDLKDFRGKTHKLSDYSESKVVVLAFIGCECPVAKRYSVTLQQLADQFADDQVTILAVDANQHDSMTEMAAFARIHSLKIPFLKDLANRLADDVGARRTPEVVLLDQARTIQYRGRIDDHFLVGNVRDAATRNDLKIAIEEVLAGKKVSVPETDPVGCHIGRILEADESAEVTYSNQIARIFQNRCVECHREGQIAPFALTDYDEVVGWAEMIAEVVEDQRMPPWHADPKYGHFANDRHLSAKEKETILKWVEAGAPQGDLKQLPKPSTFVEGWTLPSKPEFVLNITDEPYAVPAEGEVKYKYFVVDPKFTEDKWIKAAELRPGNLQVVHHILCFALPPRANLRDLPQEGGARGFLVGYVPGKDATEYAQGMAKRVPAGSKLIFQMHYTPIGSPQEDQSQLGLIFADPQEIDYEVKTTSAVRRRLSIPPHASNHKEEADADQFNDDDTLLLTFMPHMHLRGKSFRYVAVGPDGREEILIDIPKYDFNWQTAYELAEPRKMTKGSHIHAIAHYDNSKGNLFNPDPTKTVRWGDQTWDEMMIGYFDIAVPVKPSEVATTDQPGKVSKEVLDKANQLITKFDTNQDGTVARSEVPEKGRNVFDRLDTNGDKNVTKQELIDIFQQYPAVMRMIR